Proteins co-encoded in one Brassica oleracea var. oleracea cultivar TO1000 chromosome C4, BOL, whole genome shotgun sequence genomic window:
- the LOC106341220 gene encoding F-box/kelch-repeat protein At4g38940-like yields the protein MSSSKEQPSEQPSLLPSLPDDIIIDILSRVRWCDYRTLSLVSKHFRSLIASHALYARRSFLGCTERRLYVALSNGVTTYHNPYILCLKANGGNHRLVLIPWPTNVPHVGSFANVGSKIYAFDTLNRYHHLPIPSVDCRFQTVHLVSCMNATMDVSVAGVIDGKIYVTGYTKTQWDTAAKMVMAVFDAETQIWETATETIIGRPYGCVVMAGKMYRRDARNSFVYDPKESKWETDKRLNMFKWEGGCVVDDVLYYYDIRGGKVLRAYDPRKSSWVVVKGLERLVAEGRFSESYYTGSCGGKLVLFFSKDRRIKGIRCAQISLERRHHGRSEIWGKIDWCDDVLFRSDDLFVTKTLDVIL from the coding sequence ATGTCGTCCTCAAAGGAGCAACCATCAGAGCAGCCTTCTCTGCTTCCATCACTTCCCGACGACATCATCATTGACATCTTATCGCGTGTACGGTGGTGCGACTATCGAACACTCTCTCTTGTTTCCAAGCACTTCCGATCACTCATTGCGTCGCATGCGCTATACGCGAGACGATCATTCTTAGGATGCACGGAAAGACGTCTCTACGTTGCCCTCTCTAACGGAGTAACCACTTATCACAATCCTTATATTCTCTGCCTGAAAGCCAACGGCGGCAATCACCGCTTGGTCCTTATCCCTTGGCCTACCAATGTGCCTCACGTTGGAAGCTTCGCCAACGTGGGCTCGAAGATATATGCGTTTGATACGTTGAACCGTTACCACCATCTGCCGATTCCAAGCGTTGACTGTAGATTCCAAACGGTGCACCTCGTGTCTTGTATGAACGCAACCATGGATGTTTCAGTTGCTGGCGTCATTGACGGGAAAATATACGTAACTGGATATACTAAAACCCAATGGGATACAGCGGCGAAGATGGTCATGGCGGTGTTCGATGCAGAAACACAAATATGGGAGACTGCGACAGAGACTATTATAGGTCGGCCATATGGTTGTGTGGTGATGGCTGGTAAGATGTACAGGAGGGATGCTCGTAACAGCTTTGTTTACGATCCAAAGGAGAGTAAATGGGAGACAGACAAGAGGCTGAATATGTTTAAGTGGGAGGGTGGGTGTGTGGTTGATGACGTATTGTATTACTACGATATTCGTGGTGGGAAGGTGTTGAGAGCTTATGACCCAAGAAAGAGTAGTTGGGTAGTGGTGAAAGGTTTGGAAAGATTGGTGGCTGAAGGGAGATTTTCAGAATCGTATTACACTGGGAGTTGCGGTGGGAAGCTGGTTTTGTTTTTCTCTAAAGATCGTAGGATAAAAGGTATCAGGTGTGCGCAGATTTCACTGGAAAGGAGGCACCATGGAAGAAGTGAGATTTGGGGTAAAATTGATTGGTGTGATGATGTTTTGTTTCGTAGTGATGATCTTTTCGTTACGAAAACTCTAGATGTTATTCTTTGA